The DNA window TGAGGCAATTTGGTTGATTATTAGACTTAATTTGTCAGCTCATTTTTTATGAATGTGGAATTTGCATCCTGGAGTATATACTTTGAGGTGATTATTTTTAACGTTGAACACGAGTACCAACTAATCATGTTGATTCCTCAGACGTTTGTGCTGAAATGTCCTATCTTTTGAACCAGAGAAATGATAGTGAAGTGTCTAATAGTGCTGTTGtacttcctctctccccaggtaACCCAGCAGCTGAGGGCCCGGTTCCTCCCCAGCCCCGTGGTCATTAAGAAGCGCATTGAAGGACTTATAGAGAGAGAATACTTGGCACGGACGCCCGAGGACCGCAAAGTCTACACCTACGTTGcataagaggagaggagcattGTGGGAGAGGAGAAATGGAGGGGTGTTTTTTTTGGACTGTTGTTCGCATGGACTGGGAAGTTCCTTTTAAAAGAAATGCTGGGAAGCTGACTCCTCCCTTTActaaaaatttaaaaaagtaaATGGCAAAAAAAGTACAAACAAAATCCATGAAGCCTTGTAGATTTTAAAAATCTTCTTACTCCCTGTGAGAACTTCAACATGTATGGATTCCAGCTTCAGGCTTTTCACTGTTTTACCCTTGTAGAGATCAACCTTAAAGAATCCCTTGGGAAAGATGTGAATGCACCACATTATTTTTGTTTTCAATACTGTATAAAATGAAATATTAAAAACAAAACGGCAAATGTGGATTgctacaaaaataaataaaaaaatattcaatATTGGGGCTTTATTACCCACTTTGAAACATGGTAATTTTAGCCTGATCCTTCAGGCTAGCTACAAAATCGTTGAATTCTCAAGCGTGTGTCCTGAAAGATTCAGACAGATACATAATCTGGGTTCAAGTCCTTTAATACCAATGAAAAACATTGAGGACAGGTTAGGGATACTTAGAGTCAAATGAGAACCATTAATACTATAATTTATAACTTTTGAACTGTAGCGTCAGAATGAGTTACCTACCTCTAGGTCTGTGGTCACATACTGAACCTTAACTATAGTACTTTTCACTAAGGGTCGATgtccattgacatcaatgcacAACAAGTGTAAGTTAGGATTCCTAAGAGCTGAATCAATTATGATTGGTTAGGTAAGAGTTTATCAAAGTGGTTGTTTGGTTACATTGGGGTTGCAGCTTGAGACTGGATATGTACTCTTTTGGTGCTGGTGGGTCACAAGACCTTTCAATAAGTTGGGTCAAAACTGTGTTGTGCGTCAGTGCGAGGCTGCTTTGCAGCCTGGGCCAAGATCTCCAGCTGGGTCATGAAGGACCGGACCTCCTCGGGGGAACTGTGTGTCCAGGCCAGGGGCAGGTGGGCCGGGACCACCTGCCGATCTGAGAAAAATCACACCCAGCCCATTAGTGTTGGCAGTAAGTGTTACAGTGTGCATTGGCATTTTCTGCTCAGCCCTAGTTGATTAAATGAAACATTTTAGGGGATCTCCGCCCCACTGGTACTAAAACACACTGGTGCACACCTTGGAAGAACTTTCCGCTGCGTGTTCTGCCAGCAGCGCGGGTCAGTGCCAGCCACACCACAGTGTCAGCTCCCTGCTCTGCACTACGCAGCCTTTCCCCCATCATCTGGTGGAACTGAGGCATAGATGTAGAAACCGCTGGGGGGAGGAGAGATGTCATCTGACTGCACCAAATAACTAAATCTTATGTTTACAATCAATATTTGCAATTTACAGCACATTACTCAATCTGTATAAAAGTATCTTCAATCAGTGTCTACCCTACTATACGGTACATGATTCGATGTGTCTGTACACATTTTGTCTGTGATTTCTATCTATCCCCCTGACCTCCCCATGGTACCTGGTCTGtccttccccctgtctccccatgGTACCTGGTGTGTCGGCCCATCCAGGGTGCATGACGGAGAagtggatggctgggtggtgTTTGGCCCATTGTTCTGTCAGCaccacctgctgtctctacacgGGGCAACAATATAATGtgctatttagcagacacttttatccaaagcgatttacAGTCATGCATGCGTACATGTTTCATATGGGTggccccgggaatcgaacccacaatcctggcGTTGCAAGAGCCATTCTTTACTTACTGAGCCAAACAGTTGGTAGAGCAGCACACTGACACTCACTAAAGAGATATCACACAGGTCTCTAACATATACagcggggcaaaaaagtattgtcagccaccaattgtgcaagttctcccacttaaaaagatgaggcctgtaatttatcataggtacacttcaactatgatagacaaaatgagaaaaaaaatccagaaaaaaaaaatccagaaacatttatttgcaaattatggtggggaaaacttttgttattgaccaaatacttatctcaatactttgtcattgccaacaaagggtatataacagaggtcaaacgttttctgtaagtcttcaagattttcacacacttgctggtattttggcccattcctccatgcagtgatgttttggggctgttgctgggcaacacagactttcaactccctccaaagatgttctatggggttgatctggagactggctaggccactccaggaccttaatgcttcttacgaagccactccttcgttgcccgggcggtgtgtttgggatcattgtcatgctgaaagacccagccatgttttatgcccttgctgatggtaggctttgttactttggtcccagctctctgcaggtcattcactaggtccccccgtgtggttctgggatttttgctcaccgttcttgtgatcattttgaccccacggggtgagatcttgcgtggagccccagatcgagggagattgtcAGTGGTCTTatatatgtcttccatttcctaataattgctcccagagttgatttcttcaaaccaagctgcttacctattgcagattcagtcttcccagcctggtgcaggtctacagttttgtttctggtgtcctttgacagctctttggtcttggccatagtggagtttggagtgtgactgaggttgtggacaggtgccattattacaggtaacaagtggaggacagaggagcctcttaaagaagttacaggtctgtgagagccagaaatcttgcttgtttgtaggtgaccaaatacttattttccaccataatttgtaaataaattcattaaaagtcctacaatgtgattttctggatttttttctcattttttctgttatagttgaagtgtgtctatgatgacaattacaggcctctcaactttttaagtgggagaacttgcacaattggtggctgactaaatacttttttgccccactgtacatgcaaTACAATCTTAATCCGTGCTATACAACATTACACAGCCATGCAACCCCAGGCAAGGTATCCTACCACAGTGGAGgcagctgaggggaggacggctcaccATAATGGCTAAAACGGAGAAAATGGAATGGCAACAaagacatggaaaccatgtttgataccattccactaattccactCCAGCAATTACCACGAGTCCGTCCTCCCCAATTCAGGTcgcaccaacctcctgtgccctACCATCATTggaaccctgttctcctctcctacCTTATTCTGTGCGTAGACCATGGTGCCGTCAAAGGAACCTTTTGCAGACTGGAGGTCATCAGGTTGGAGTTTCTGGACCAGCATGCCCCCTGATGTTACTGTTatctgggaggagaggggggtcaTCACTAGATGGCTATGCCAGAATGGGCAAAAGAGACAATGTTGCAGGATATTGGCCAATATTGACAGATCTTTATTTTTATTGTAGAAACTCCGCTACGGCGTATCCCCACGCAATATCCAGACCATTGGTTTAGTTGTAAATTAAGAGTATCTATCCATCCTAGTGTGCCTATACCCACCACCCTAGGATCCCTGCTCTTCTGAAGTAGTGGAATGAGGCTCTGGGTGAGAAGATACACTCCTAaatggaagggaggagaggaggaaaaagaTCATTATACCTATACAActcattgctcactctgtatAGACAGTAAGTCTTACCCAGTGTGTTGGTGGCAAAGTTCTTCTCCAGACCATCATCGTTCACCTCTCTCTTGTTCACCATACACCCAGCATTATTAATCTGAACCAACACAGAGAAACAGCATAACCCACTCAATAATAACTCCTTAGTCAATATTCACTCTATTCTCAACACACTCAATGCTCCATAATGGAGTTTATGCAAAAAGCTATTcaaaagtggaagagggagaggaatagtCTGTGGTGCCTACCAACACATTGAGGGAGGGGTATTGCATCTTAAAGGCTTCCGCAAACTCCCACACCTTGTGTGTCTCGGACATATCCAGATGGTGAACGTATACTTCCTGAAGTGAAAAGTAATACAATAAACCATTGCGGTATGGCCAGATGTTGTTCATTATAGTGTATATAGCCGAGTTTGACACAAACACATCAGTGGTGTATCCAGAAATCTGATTAGACACTCGTAGCCACACCAGAAATTCTGAGATCTGATAGGTCGTCTCTGAATATGTTAATCATTTTCACCAAGACGTACACCGAAAGCAAAACCGTCCCTCTGTCTTagaggacaaattcttatttacaatgatggcctacaccggccgaacccagacgacgctgggacagttgtgcgccgccttatgggactcccaatcacggccggttgtgatacatcctggattcgaaccaggctgtctagtgacgcctctaacactgagatgcagtgccttagaccactgcgccactcaggagccctaattTAATGTGTTGAACAAtcataattgtattttttttaaattccacCTTGCATCAATTAAAGTTCAAAATGTTATCGCCCCCGAAACTGGGTCTGTGCCCCACCTTGGCCACCCCATTTAAAATGTTTTGGACATGCCAATGATGCGCACCAACACGTCAATCTTACCGTGTTTCCTGTCTCCCTGACAATATCTTCTTTGGCCTTCTCAGCTCTCTCCTTGTTCCTGCATACCATGTGGACTGTACCACCTGGCAAACCAAAGAGGGAATGTTGGTAAAACAGAATCATGATTCTTCTGTATGACAGACACCATTACACAGTGCAAGCGTGGTGGAGTTGCCTTCCTGACCAATCTCTGGTTTCGTACCTTTCTTAGCTATAGCCGTGGCAGTGGCTTTCCCTATGCCACTGTTAGCACCTGTAATTATGAAGGACCTTCCTACCACAGCCACATCCAGCTCCTTGGCCACAAAGTGTTTAGCTGCTTGCTCATAGCCACTCCTGTTGGGAAACACAACACACCAATCAATCAACTAATGAACCAATCTGTCTAATGCAACAATCCCATCACATTGTATGTTGAAGTAGACATACCTTTTCTTTGCAATGACATAAAAACCCAAAGGGCAAGTTTGAAGTCATGATTCTTCCGTCAGCTCTTATAAAAACTAATCAGCTGTTGGGGTGACTGAAGGAGAAGGCGACCTCAAATGACAAGACACTTCATCTGTCAAAGGGACTATTGTAATGTGAGTGAAaagagggtttgtgtgtgtggctggtagtGCCATACAGTGATCGACATTTGCATATAGCCTACTGTAACAGTAAGAGTAATATCCTTGCAGATGATGCTCAAATAGACAAACATTTGATCGTTATTATAAACCAGGAGCAGCATAGAATACTCTGAGACATGGGCACTTGCAAACAGTGTCTCTACCAACTACCTCCTCAAATACCCACAAAAAAAGTCCAccttcaaaaaaaaaaaacttatcaTATCCCTAAAAAAAGCCTAATGCAACAGATTTATGTCGTTTTGCAATTCACTGACCTTGTGTATTCGTGAATTCCTTTGAGAAACCAGACGATATTGCGATAGAAAGACATTGCTTTTCATGATCAAGTGCTCTCTCTCCTCCGAAGCCCATTGAGTTGTGGCCGGTTTACCAAGCCCACTGTAGCATGGACTGTGACAGACAAGCGTCACGTGTGCCTACAAATTCATTTCAGAGTTTAGTGTTGCCCTCTCTAGTCTTTTCTGAGAACAACAACTGCACCAGCCTATAAAACACTTTGTCAGATGACACAATCGTTGGTTGATTATTTTGTCTACTTTTGTAAAAGGGATAGGCCTACGTCTGCTCTGCACATGATCAGTACTAACACAAAACAAAAAGCTAAACTGCATACTAACCTCAGTAGCATGTCATTCTACCACTTTTAATTGAGCACATTTTTGCATCCGTAGGCTACAAGCCTAATACGGTAGTCACCTCAGATATGATCAAAGGCGCTGTAGGACTTCCGAACAGGTGTAACGCTGTCAACCAATCCAGAGGCAGATAATTGGTGAGGTGGCCTCCACCGGTCTAGTCCTGAGGGCAACGTTCAGGACAGAGCAGTTCTCCTGGTTTTCTTTTCTCTGCTCGACGACAGCGTCCAGGGTGAAACGACACACAGCTATGAGCTCTTCAAGTTGTCTGGCCCGCTGTGCGAGGGTGAAAGTATTGGACTAACTTTTAGTTGTCTTCAACGACTGGAATTTGACTCAACCTAGCCTCAAAATGGTGAGTTCGTTTTCAGGCACACGACCCGTTGTTCTAATTTAGTGATGAGTCAGACTGTTCCGACAGTCCAATGGACTGCACCTGTCGCTACCACAAGGTGACTGTATCGGAGTCATTTTAAACTGTATACCGGATTGGTATTTGTCATTAATCGTTTGCCCTCTCTATACACCATAATTATCTTGACACAATTGCATATTTTATTTCTAAATG is part of the Oncorhynchus keta strain PuntledgeMale-10-30-2019 chromosome 15, Oket_V2, whole genome shotgun sequence genome and encodes:
- the dhrs12lb gene encoding dehydrogenase/reductase SDR family member 12; this translates as MSFYRNIVWFLKGIHEYTRSGYEQAAKHFVAKELDVAVVGRSFIITGANSGIGKATATAIAKKGGTVHMVCRNKERAEKAKEDIVRETGNTEVYVHHLDMSETHKVWEFAEAFKMQYPSLNVLINNAGCMVNKREVNDDGLEKNFATNTLGVYLLTQSLIPLLQKSRDPRVITVTSGGMLVQKLQPDDLQSAKGSFDGTMVYAQNKRQQVVLTEQWAKHHPAIHFSVMHPGWADTPAVSTSMPQFHQMMGERLRSAEQGADTVVWLALTRAAGRTRSGKFFQDRQVVPAHLPLAWTHSSPEEVRSFMTQLEILAQAAKQPRTDAQHSFDPTY